One genomic window of Camelina sativa cultivar DH55 chromosome 5, Cs, whole genome shotgun sequence includes the following:
- the LOC104789543 gene encoding uncharacterized protein At4g04775-like: MRNVSSNSIGSNNSRARVRVVGVPRRCWCGEGIIALISKSDPNPYRRYYRCGFVVSNKLRNDDHTFKWFDEALVNEMDTLTAKNVEFEKHLKDFRTERLEFEKIVYKKMEKEIFEKIEDALAEAKTRNKKMMVILVILCMIMIGCSKLLG; encoded by the exons atgagaaatgTATCAAGCAATTCGATTGGATCAAATAATTCCCGTGCAAGAGTAAGAGTGGTTGGTGTTCCAAGGAGATGTTGGTGCGGGGAAGGAATTATAGCACTTATATCAAAGTCTGATCCCAATCCTTACCGGAGATACTATCGTTGTGGATTTGTTGTATCAAACAAG CTTAGGAACGATGATCACACCTTTAAATGGTTTGATGAGGCTTTGGTCAATGAGATGGATACACTAACTGCAAAGAATGTTGAGTTTGAGAAGCATCTGAAAGATTTCAGAACTGAGAGATTGGAGTTTGAGAAAATTGTGTACAAGAAGATGGAAAAGGAGATATTTGAGAAGATAGAGGATGCTTTGGCTGAAGCAAAAACCAGAAataagaagatgatggtgatctTAGTGATATTGTGCATGATCATGATTGGATGCAGCAAATTACTAGGTTGA
- the LOC104789544 gene encoding uncharacterized protein At4g04775-like: MSNVSSNSIGSNSSRARVRVVGVPRRCWCGEGIIALISKSDPNPYRRYYRCGFVASNKLRNDDHTFKWFDEALVNEMDTLTAKNVEFEKHLQDFRTERLEFEKIVYKKMEKEIFEKIEDALAEAKTSNNKMMVIIVI, from the exons atgagcaatGTATCAAGCAATTCGATTGGATCAAATAGTTCCCGTGCAAGAGTAAGAGTGGTTGGTGTTCCAAGGAGATGTTGGTGTGGGGAAGGAATTATAGCACTTATATCAAAGTCTGATCCCAATCCTTACCGGAGATACTATCGTTGTGGATTTGTTGCATCAAACAAG CTTAGGAACGATGATCACACCTTTAAATGGTTTGATGAGGCTTTGGTCAATGAGATGGATACACTAACTGCAAAGAATGTTGAGTTTGAGAAGCATCTGCAAGATTTCAGAACTGAGAGATTGGAGTTTGAGAAAATTGTGTACAAGAAGATGGAAAAGGAGATATTTGAGAAGATAGAGGATGCTTTGGCTGAAGCAAAAACCAGCAATAATAAGATGATGGTGATCATAGTGATATAA